One region of Oryzias latipes chromosome 6, ASM223467v1 genomic DNA includes:
- the LOC101164801 gene encoding poly(U)-specific endoribonuclease-C, protein MSARILLLALFLCGLNASRDESSVNQELSNIFNELWRLDLNRMTPGIDYNISVQNKAGFVTQGSTVVRDQAPQPLFSSVDEDKMKRTTTFFLLMKLLDNYERSASVSEQYTPEEITEISLFLDAVLETQVMKRAHKYLVSKGKSSSDLTTFKNQLNWIWFHLYNRQRDTGPDSCGFEHVFVGETRTGSEIAGFHNWVQFYLQEKNTHLDYKGFKAGHQDSPDSDDHVLNLQFSWHGAVKPVGSAFIGTSPEFEMAVFTIVFLMNTERSTKVVVDIDQCQLELLVVRHGNSIGTAFPKLLSSNSRHVRQQSH, encoded by the exons ATGTCTGCAAG AATTCTCCTCCTTGCcctctttctgtgtggactgAATGCATCCAG GGATGAATCTTCTGTAAACCAGGAGTTATCCAACATATTCAACGAGCTGTGGCGCTTGGATCTGAACCGGATGACGCCTGGGATTGATTACAACATCTCTGTTCAG AACAAAGCCGGGTTTGTGACCCAGGGCAGCACTGTGGTGAGGGATCAAGCCCCACAGCCTCTGTTCTCCAGTGTTGATGAGGATAAAATGAAGAGGACAACCACTTTTTTTC TCCTCATGAAACTCCTGGACAACTATGAGCGGTCTGCCAGTGTGTCCGAGCAATACACGCCAGAGGAGATCACAGAAATCAGCCTCTTCCTGGATGCTGTTCTGGAAACTCAAGTCATGAAG AGAGCTCATAAGTACCTGGTGAGCAAAGGAAAGTCCAGCTCAGATCTAACAACCTTCAAGAATCAACTTAATTGGATCTGGTTCCATCTCTACAACCGTCAGAGAGACACCGG CCCAGACTCCTGCGGATTTGAACACGTCTTTGTCGGGGAGACCAGAACCGGATCGGAAATCGCTGGTTTTCACAACTGGGTGCAGTTCTacctgcaagaaaaaaacactcatttGGACTACAAAGGGTTCAAGGCCGGGCATCAAGACTCC CCTGATTCAGACGACCACGTTCTGAACCTCCAGTTCAGCTGGCACGGCGCAGTCAAGCCCGTTGGAAGTGCTTTCATCGGGACCAGCCCTGAGTTTGAGATGGCCGTCTTCACCATCGTCTTTCTGATGAACACAGAGAGAAGCACCAAGGTGGTGGTCGACATCGACCAGTGTCAGCTGGAGCTGCTGGTGGTCCGACATGGCAATTCCATTGGGACAGCATTTCCCAAACTactcagcagcaacagcaggcATGTCCGTCAGCAGTCTCACTGA